One Castanea sativa cultivar Marrone di Chiusa Pesio chromosome 4, ASM4071231v1 DNA window includes the following coding sequences:
- the LOC142632577 gene encoding uncharacterized protein LOC142632577, with protein MCRVFPIKLKGPARVWFTKLAPSTVATFKELSGHFVTHFIGGQRYKRSSASLLNIKQWEDESLRSYMNHFNKEALLIDETDDKVLVTTFTNRLQPGEFFFSIYKNNLKMMADMLYKATKYMNAEDAMIAQGGRPKKRERQDDPLLDKGRKFARSRN; from the coding sequence ATGTGCAGGGTGTTCCCCATTAAACTCAAGGGGCCAGCAAGGGTATGGTTCACAAAACTGGCCCCTAGCACCGTTGCCACCTTTAAAGAATTGAGTGGACACTTCGTCACCCACTTTATTGGAGGGCAGAGGTACAAGAGGTCCTCAGCAAGTCTATTGAATATTAAGCAATGGGAAGACGAGAGCCTAAGGTCATACATGAATCACTTTAACAAGGAGGCCCTTTTAATTGATGAAACCGACGACAAAGTTCTGGTCACTACGTTCACCAACAGGCTTCAACCTGGAGAGTTCTTCTTCTCCATTTACAAGAACAACCTAAAGATGATGGCCGATATGCTGTACAAAGCCacgaagtacatgaatgctgaagaTGCCATGATTGCCCAAGGGGGTAGgccaaagaaaagagaaagacagGACGATCCCCTTCTTGACAAAGGAAGAAAGTTTGCCCGATCAAGAAATTGA
- the LOC142631539 gene encoding PHD finger protein At1g33420-like, producing MVVNGRPLKRMKRRVTADLHDFLNFPSLSSMEGKEGAFGGPFRTRVKEFLTKHALLPPPSSLFPHLLTWQMLFRVGDVTEGPDSLPDVVYLDVVEEDVARSRSVYCDQCRVVGWSGHPVCGKRYHFIIKADGSSIGGYHKPCMCCGDVLHLSESKCKSCNHVTSTDDVEDWVFHQLENTTHLLHGVVHSNGYGHLLRVNGREGGSRILSGYHIMDFWDRLCKILGVRKVSVMDVSKKYGLEYRLLHAISKGHPWYGEWGYEFGAGSFALTLDAYKMAVENLSSLQLSILLSRGQESCTRLQDTISHYQSLAEHKLVNIRDLFCFLLSLIHDAHKSPSRVDDVPCKKRLISTSAAVFCSWSVTDVERVEEAIFRVLRAVSGSNWVNCRLLRGAVFKVAPPELLDYCLGKLGGKLAADGMVVKARCNPDSGALEYRLEPGSGSIGETTACSDSSISNCSSVENLLQDLRYLYESLLHPQTMVNYDPQATRNIAISSAEKLLDCKHFVKIYKDENMSSIANPFAVCLSCQVELIDESEEFSTNLPPELIILPPYATVSDLKLEVSKAFQEVYLMFRRFQGEELVGFGGVDDSNQVKLLLGSTESVRVRGRCLGKNGLSRYRMERGVERWTVDCSCGAKDDDGERMMACDVCGVWQHTRCSGIKDSDSVPSKFVCQRCRNSNRNTKASGHCKDETVAVGSGKSLTAPFDVR from the exons ATGGTTGTGAACGGAAGGCCATTAAAGAGGATGAAGAGGCGCGTGACGGCTGATCTCCACGATTTCTTGAACTTTCCTTCCTTGTCTTCCATGGAAGGTAAAGAAGGTGCGTTCGGAGGACCGTTCAGGACGCGCGTGAAGGAATTTCTGACGAAGCACGCGCTTCTCCCTCCTCCTTCGTCGCTGTTCCCTCACCTGCTTACGTGGCAGATGCTGTTCCGCGTCGGAGATGTCACCGAAGGCCCTGATTCGCTCCCGGATGTGGTCTACCTTGACGTAGTTGAAGAAGATGTGGCTAGATCCAGATCTGTGTATTGCGACCAGTGCCGAGTTGTTG GTTGGAGTGGGCATCCAGTATGTGGGAAACGTTACCATTTTATAATAAAGGCTGATGGTAGTTCCATTGGTGGGTATCACAAGCCATGCATGTGCTGTGGAGATGTCTTGCATTTGTCAGAATCCAA GTGCAAGTCATGCAACCACGTGACTAGTACAGATGATGTTGAAGATTGGGTGTTCCACCAGTTGGAAAACACAACTCACCTTTTACATGGTGTGGTTCATTCAAATGGTTATGGTCACCTTCTTAGGGTTAATGGTAGGGAAGGGGGTTCAAGGATTCTCTCTGGATATCATATCATGGACTTCTGGGATCGCCTTTGTAAAATACTTGGAGTCAG AAAAGTGAGTGTGATGGATGTGTCAAAAAAGTATGGCTTAGAGTACCGGTTGCTTCATGCCATCTCCAAAGGCCATCCATGGTATGGCGAATGGGGTTATGAATTTGGTGCTGGTAGCTTTGCTCTCACCCTTGATGCCTATAAAATGGCTGTTGAAAACCTCTCCAGCCTGCAGTTGTCCATTCTTCTCTCTCGGGGACAGGAATCCTGCACTCGCCTGCAGGACACGATCTCACATTATCAGTCCTTAGCAGAGCATAAGCTTGTAAATATAAGAgatctcttttgttttttgttgagtttgatACATGATGCCCACAAGTCTCCGTCTAGGGTCGATGATGTCCCCTGCAAGAAGCGTCTTATCTCCACTTCGGCGGCAGTCTTTTGTTCATGGAGTGTGACTGACGTTGAACGGGTGGAAGAAGCCATTTTCAGAGTTCTTCGTGCAGTGTCTGGCTCTAATTGGGTAAATTGTCGTCTTCTTAGAGGCGCTGTTTTTAAGGTGGCTCCTCCAGAGCTCCTAGATTATTGCCTTGGGAAACTTGGAGGGAAATTGGCAGCAGATGGTATGGTTGTTAAAGCCCGATGCAATCCTGATTCAGGAGCCCTTGAGTACAG ACTCGAGCCTGGAAGTGGTTCCATAGGTGAAACAACTGCTTGCAGTGATTCTTCGATTTCAAACTGCTCATCTGTAGAAAATCTTCTGCAAGATCTCAGATACCTGTATGAATCCTTGCTCCACCCTCAAACTATGGTAAATTATGACCCTCAGGcaacaaggaatattgcaaTCAGCTCAGCAGAGAAGCTCCTTGACTGCAAGCACTTTGTGAAAATCTACAAGGATGAGAACATGTCATCCATTGCAAACCCATTTGCTGTATGCCTGTCGTGTCAAGTGGAGCTCATAGATGAATCTGAAGAGTTTTCCACAAATCTGCCGCCAGAGTTAATTATCCTTCCCCCATATGCCACAGTTTCTGACCTTAAGCTTGAAGTGTCCAAAGCATTTCAAGAGGTATATCTGATGTTTAGAAGATTTCAAGGGGAAGAGCTAGTTGGCTTTGGCGGTGTAGATGATTCCAACCAGGTCAAACTTTTGCTAGGGTCAACTGAATCAGTTCGAGTGCGAGGTAGATGCCTTGGGAAAAATGGACTGAGTAGGTATAGAATGGAGAGGGGTGTCGAGAGGTGGACGGTGGATTGCAGCTGTGGGGCCAAGGATGATGATGGAGAGAGAATGATGGCGTGTGATGTTTGTGGTGTGTGGCAACACACTAGGTGTTCTGGTATCAAAGACTCCGATTCTGTCCCATCCAAGTTTGTTTGTCAAAGATGCAGGAATTCCAACCGAAATACCAAAGCCAGTGGACACTGCAAGGATGAGACTGTTGCTGTTGGTAGCGGAAAGAGCTTGACTGCTCCTTTTGATGTTCGCTGA